ATAGCGAGTTGGGTTGGGGTGGATAGGACGAAACCTCAGGAGCAATCGCTGTACCCACACTACCTCACTCGCCTCAAACTACCTGAGAACACGTATGAACTGAGTGCCCATCATTAGAATTACTCTTACTTATCCTGCTCATTAGCTGCGGAATTGACAGGCAACTGCTCTATTCTACTCTGCCGTGATGATTTCGTGGAGATTGCGGCCTAGTTTTCGGCAGGAGCTCGATGCGGGCAGCGAAGAGGCCCAAGAGCGGATCGTAAATCACGTACAAAGCCAGCATCCGAACTTCGAAGTGAAACGGTATCCTGGCTTCGTCTGCTTGAGAATCCCCGAGAAGGACCGGCATTTTTGGTCGCCGCGGCTTCACATCGGACTGGAAGCCGACCAATCGGGGCACACCTTGGTGCGAGGCACCTTCGGGCCAAACGCCAACCTTTGGTCCCTCTATCTCTACGGCTATCTCATCATCGGCCTGATCGGGATGTTTTCCGGCATGTTCGGGCTCTGCCAGCTTTACGTCGGCATGTCGGCTTGGGGGCTTTGGGTCTTTTCCGGAATGCTCGTTCTCGCCCTTGCGATGTACCTGGCATCTCGATTCGGCCAGAGGATCGCGATACCGCAGTCCGAATTGCTGGAGAGAATCTACGTCGAAGCCACCGGCAAAGAAATAGAGGTCCACTAAGGACCTTATTTCATCCAAACGGGCTTAGAAGAGATTCAAGCAAAGGGAGAGGTTCTCCCGCGCACTAAAATCGTACTGTCCCCAAACGGTTTAGTACCAGACCGTCGACTTTGGCCCCCAAGCAAAATAGGGTTTGAGAATCAGGTCGCGCACACCCATGAGCGGCTCCAGACAGAAACGCCCCCCCCACACCTATGAAAAAAACGATCACATTGCTCGCTTTCACTTTCGCAACTGCCTTGGCAAGTGCTTCCAACCCCATCGTTACCGATGTCTTCACCGCAGACCCTGCTGCCATCGTACACGAGGGTACCGTCTACATCTACACCGGCCATGACGAAGCAGAGCCCAACAAGCACTACGCCATGAAGGATTGGCTGTGCTTCTCCTCGCAGGATATGAAGACGTGGACCGCCCATGGTCCTATCCTCGCAGTCAAAGATTTCGCATGGGCAAAATCAGACGCCTATGCGGCCCATGTAACGGAGAAAGACGGTAAGTTCTACTGGTTCGTATCCACTAGGCACGCCGACGATCAAAACCATCGGGGCATGGGCATAGGAGTCGCGGTTTCCGATTCCCCCACAGGCCCCTTCGAGGACGCTCGTGGCAGCGCACTGATTACCTCGGATATGACTCCCAAGGGCGAGCACTCCTGGGAAGACATCGACCCTGCAGTCTTCATCGACAAAGACGGGACGCCTTGGCTTTTCTGGGGCAATGTCAATTGCTACTACGTGAAGCTGAAGCCAAACATGATCGAGCTCGACGGGCCTATCATGGAAGTCGAGGGATTAGAGAACTTCACCGAAGCTCCCTGGATTCACGAAAAGAACGGTCTCTATTACCTGAGCTACGCCAGTGGTTTCCCAGAGAAGATTTCCTACGCCACCGCTCCATCAATCGAGGGCCCTTGGACCTCACGAGGCTTGCTCGCAGAAGGCGCTTTCAACTCCAATACAATCCATCAGTCCATCATCGAATTTGAGGAACAGTGGTACTTCATTTATCACAACGGATCCATTCAGCATCCAAATACTGGAGACAGCTACCGTCGCTCCGTCTGTATTGACTACCTGTATCACAATCCAGACGGCACGATTCAGAGCATCGTCCAAACGACTGAGGGAACTGACCTACCGCCACGGCAATAGCCGACCGCGGAGTGCAAAACCCATTAGCGTTACAAAAGCGTCACCAAGGAAAAGGTTGGCGCCTTGTGAGCGTTTGACCATGTTGATCTCCAAGCGCTTCAGGCTGCTTCCGACGCTCGCTAATATGGACAAAGAAAACAAACCTCCCCTCAGCATCTTCTACGACGAAAAATCCATCGAAAAGATTCGCGACGAATTCTTCGACCATATGGATGAAGAGCTGGAGATGCAGCTATTTGAGGCGGATGAAGAAAACGCGGGACCGGATGCGAGCAGCGAGGAAAAGGAATTTCGCAGACGATACTTCCGGGAACTGCATCGGATGCAGGTCGAGCTGGTGAAGCTGCAGGATTGGGTGGTCGCCAACAAGAAGAAGATAGTAATCCTATTCGAAGGAAGAGACTCAGCCGGTAAGGGCGGAGTAATATCCCGAATCACCCAGCGCCTAAATCCTCGTGTCTGCCGCATCGCCGCCCTTCCAGCTCCCAACGACCGCGAACGCACGCAATGGTATTTCCAACGCTACGTGCAGCACCTACCGGCCGCCGGGGAAATCGTTCTATTCGACCGTAGCTGGTACAACCGCGCAGGCGTGGAACGAGTGATGGGCTTCTGTACCGACGAGGAGCTCGAGGAGTTCTTCCGCACCGTCGGCCAATTCGAAGGCATGCTGATGGGCTCGGGAATCCAGCTGATAAAATACTGGTTTTCAATCACCGATGAGGAGCAGGTCTACCGTTTCAAGGCACGCATTCACGACCCGCTTAAGCGCTGGAAACTAAGCCCCATGGACTTGGAATCGCGTCGACGCTGGGAGCACTACACTTGGGCGAAAGAAGAGATGTTTAACCACACCCATTCAGACGAGTCGCCTTGGTGGGTCGTTCCGGCGGACAACAAGAAGAAAGCGCGGCTTAACTGCATGTCTCACCTCCTGAGCCAAGTTCCCTACCAAGAGGTACCTCACCAAGAGGTAAACCTACCCCCGCGTGAGCGCCACGAGGATTATGAACGAAACGAGCTACCGCGGGAAGTAATAGTACCGCAGATCTACTAGCGAATCCGTCGTTTCGTACTTGTATTTTAAATACAAGCTTTGAACCCGAAATATAACCGAGCTCAAGTCAGCTATCAAGCCGAGTTGGTTTCCCTCAACACCTGACGTAGGACCTGTGCCGAGCGCAGCTGATTCCTCAGGTAAAATATCCGCTTATCGCGTGGCTTATCGTAGATCGCATCCGTCGCGGCATCTTCAAGGTGAAGAATCTCCACGTCCGGGCTGTAAAGTGTTTTCAGCCCGGATCGCCTCACTTGCACAAACAGAATCTCTTCTTCCATGAACATAAAGGTCCGTGGATCCAAGCCGTCAAACCTCTCGGTAAACAACGGGGAAAAGATCAGGCAGCATCCGTGAAGCTGCACGTTCTCGCGGTGAGCGTCCTCGCTCATTTCTTTAACAGGGGTTTGCGTCGAGGATGCTTCAAAAGGATCCGCTTCTGGAGCCGGTTTGATAACTTGCATCAACTTGCGTTTCAAAGCGGGAAGCAGCTTCTCTACGCGAAAATAATGCCGCCACAAATGCTTGCGATTTAAACGGCAAACCCGATCCAACCACTCGGTCGAGCTGAAGGTACTCGGACCGGGATTGCAATTCGGGCTATCGTCGTTGGTTTCAATACGCGGCCCGAGGACTGCAAAATCGTATTTTTGGTACTCCCGCTCTATAACACTCAAGAAATCATCTTGGATCATCAGAGTGTCGTTGTTGAGCATCACGATGAAACGCGCGTTCAACTCGTTCTTGGCATAGTCGTACCCGAGATTGTTACCTCGCGCGAACCCGAGATTCTTCTCCGACTGCAAAACAGTGACACGCTTTCTTCTACGATAAAGCTTCTTGAGCCTATCGCCCGATCCATTCGGTGAAGCATTATCCACGATCACGATAGCGTAGTGCTCTGTATCCACCTTCTCCCTGATGGACCTCACACACGCCTCGGTCTCTTCCATCACCTGATAATGCAATATCACAAAACAGATGTCGGTTCCAAATCTAGCCTCCCTCGTATTCATAATGCGTTTCCCACGCAGGGACCATGCTAGCCCCTTAAAGATCCGCTCATTTCCCAAGAAAATTCAACGAATTAGCGAGAATTATCTTCAGTCGCAAACAATGTTCAAAGTTCGACTCCGCTGAATCCGTAAATCCACTACAGTAAATCTACAATGAAATGGAGAATATCGCCTAAGGTGGGAACAAAACAGGAAGTCATAATCATTGCGCAGTGCCCTATTGCGCTTAAAATACCACTGCAGAACGCAACTCTTTTGCCGACGCTTCTTCTGCTATCCCGCCAGCCCTTACTTCAAAAATGAATTGTGATCTCAAGCGACAGCTAACCATCTCTCTAGAAAACCGCCCGGGGGTTCTCTCGCGCGTAGCCAAAACGCTCGCAGCGCACTCGGTCAACATCAGGGGCATCTGCGTTCAAGACAGCGTAGAGCAAGGCGTAGTTCGCCTGCTAGCGGAACCCTGGGAGGAAGCCTTGCAGACACTACAGGAAGCAGGCTTCCACCCTGTGCAAGCTGACGTGGTGGAACTCGAAACGCACTCCGTTCCGGGAGCGCTAGGCATGATAGCCGGAGCACTGGGGGCAGAGGGAATAAATATCGAATACGCCTATGGCACCGAACCGGTCGGTGGAGCGAGCTCCATGTCTATCGTAGTAAAAGTCTCCCAGAGCGAACGAGCGGTTGAAGTGATCAAGTCATTCGAGCTGCCGAGCGAATGAAAAGCCTTCCCAACGAAAAGATAGGGATCCTGCCGGCGGGAGCCCTAGGCGTGGCCTTTGCCGCCCACCTATCTTCAGGGTTCCAAAACTCAGAAGGAATCTTTTTCCTGCCTCGCAGCGATTCGAAATCGCTTAAGTATCCCCAAATCGAATACGAACTTCTCCTCGAGACCGCCAATGGAGTGGAATCCGTGAAAACGCCCCCATCCGTCCTGCCTCCGCTACCGGAGCTGGAAGGCGAACCGCCGGGCATCATCTTGGCCGGCCCCATGCCAGACCAACTCTTCTGCGTCCTGCGTGACTTGGTGGAGTGGCTGACTCAAACGACCTCCCGCTTCGATCTGGATACCGCTGTCGAGAATTCGCCGATCCTCGTGATGACTTCCAACGGGATATATTTTCAACGCCTTCGTCGTTACTTTTTGGAGATACTGGAAGAGGCCGAGATGCTTGGTTCCTTGCCCGACCTTTGGCCCGACAAGATGCCGATACTCGTAGGCAAGCTTCTACGGGGAGTCACCATCCAAACTGGACTTAGAAAGGGGTCCGGTTCGCAAGCGATCTACCGACCGGGACCTTCCGGCAGAACGACTCTAGTAGGAGGAGACGCAGAAGTGAGAGAAGCGGTGCGCGCCCATTTACAACGTAAAGGCATGCTGGTCAGCGCAAACAACCAAGCAAACCCGACTCGCATAGAATTCGATAAGGCGACCGTTAATCTAGCGGGCAACCTGTTCGGGCAAATTCTTTCCATAGACGAGGATGGAGCGTTCCAAAAGATCACTATCGCAGAAACCCACCAGCTCCTCCCCCCATCACGTATGCAACGCCTAGTGGAAACCTTGGTTTCAATCGGTAAGGCAGTCAGAGCCTACCCTTCAAATTATCAAAGCTCCGAATCTTTCGAATTCCTCGAAAAAGCGACTGCGGAGCACGCCTCCCATGTGGCGAGCAGCGTCCAACTTCTGGAGGCTCGTATCAACGACCGAAGCCTGAGAGCCGAGCTCCCCCCTACCGAGGCTTGGCTTCTGGAACCGCTCCTAAACTTCGCTCGGGCTAAGAATCTCGAAGAGGAGGAAGCATTCCTAACTTCGCTCAAAGAGCAGCTCATCACTGCATTTAAGCGAGCCATTGCCTATTTTCGCTAGACCAAATTAAACGTATCCTCTTTTCAGATACTTTGAGATTGTATCCAAAACCAAATCGATCTCCGAGTGAAGATTGTAGAAATGCGGAGAGAAACGTAATCCGGGAAACTTGCCCGTTCGCGCAGTACAGCCGATACTTTCCTTTTCATACAGCGCGTCTGCCAAAGCTTTCGGATCTAAATCACCTGGCTTGAAAACGACAACCGCAGCCGAAAGTGCGGGATCCGGATTTGTGTAAAGCTCGACTCCATCCAACTTGGCGAGACCTGCCATCAAAGCTTGAGCCAATTCTCTGGAGCGTGCCTCGATCGCCCCTTTGCCGATCGCATTGTGGAACTTAAGCGCTTCTCCAAACGCGAGCAAGGCAGGCTCGTCACGCTGACCGAAGCACTCATGAGTCTTGGAAATACCTACCTGACCTGCTCCCGCGCTGATCACGCATGGCCAGAGGCGATCCTGTGATCTGGCATTCACATACAACAGGCCCGCCTCCTTGGGGCCGCATGGCCACTTGTGGGCGCTTCCTGTATAAAAGTCCGGAGAGATCTTGGACAGATCCAGATCCAACAAACCAAAGCTCTGGGCCCCATCCACATGGGAGAGGATTCCGTTCTCCTTGGCAAAAGCGCAGATCCCCTCCGCATCAAATAGATCACCCAAAGTATTCGTTAAGTGAGTCAGGGAAATGAGCTTCGTGCGGGGAGTTACTCGCTCCTTCAGACTCGCCAGATAGGCTTCATGTCCGGGATGCGGATTGACGATCGGAACCTCAACGATCGTAAATCCATAACGCTCCGCCCGATTCTTCCAGGCGGCATTGTTGCTTGGATGATTATGGCCAAAGAGGATAACCTCATCCCCTTCCTTTAGCTCCAAGCCGAGCGAAACCATATTGTTCGCCTCGCTAGTGTTTCGAGCCAGGATGATTTCCTCGGGCGTTACATTCAGAAATTCCGCCAAGAGAACTCTCGTGCTTTCTTTTCCCTCAGCAATGGGACCACGGTTCTCGTAGGAGGGGTTTCGATCGAAAGAGCGGGTAGCCTCGAATAAGGAGTCGACCACACATTTGGGCGAAGGGCAAAGGTTCGCTGCGTTTAAAACCTTAACCTTTTCGGGCATGAGGAATTCTGCACGAATCGACTCCCAATAAGCCTCGCTCGAGCCAGCGGTGGCTGCAGGGGGCAAGGCATCTTTAGCTTTGGAAAGCCTCGGGAACGCAAGCCCGGAGGCAGCCGCCCCCATGGCTAGTACTTTGGTGAAATCGCGACGTGAGACAGTGGATCGTGGCATTGGCGTAAGCTTGGTTGGCAAAGCCGCCCATCGAGCACGGCGCATACCAAACACCCGGGACCGATCCCTCCACTACCAATAAGGCCTATCGAACAGACAGTGATCTCAAAATAACACAGTCCCGAGCGAGCGGAACGATGAAAAGAGCCAGAACGCTAGGTATAAATCTCGTCACAAGATAGCAACTACACGCAGCGATTTAATCATCAGTCGTCGGACTCCAGTCACTCCGCATCGGGTTGCCAAGATTTCCTGGTAGCCGCCTTCATCAGAACACCGCGATTTTCATCGCTGGGAGGAGGTTCGGAGTCTCCATAGATCGCTCGGATCCAGTGTCCGTCTGTTGGGTTGGGAAACAAAATGTAGCGGCTCCCAAATTCGGCTTTATCCTCTTCCATTAGACTCATTCGCTCATCGACATCCTTGCTGTAATACTTGCGACGGAAGTCATTCAGATTGTCGCCTAGGAAGAGCACGATTTCATACTCTTGAGCGATCTCGTCCTGAACCGCTTGCTTGTTCGAGGTATCGAGAAGCACCGTCAGGCGTTCTTCTGTCACGTCTGGAAATCCGGCGGCCTCGAGATTGCCCACCGCATAGCTGTACGTCTCCTCTCCCTGGTTACGACTCGTTACATAAAAGACCTCCACACCTTGCTCGCGGCAGTATTGAATGAAGTCCAACGATCCAGGCGTGGGAACCAAGCGATTTTCGGGAATCCACTCATCCCAGATCGTATCGTCGAAAAAGTCGTCTCCCTCCGTAATCAGGTGTCCCCAATAATCGACGGTAAGCAGCAAAGTGTCGTCCACGTCAGTTACGATCGCCAAAGGCTTGTCGTATTCATCGCGCTTCGCCAATGCCGCGTCCAAACGCATGCGGGCCATATTGAACCCTTGGAAATACAAGGCTCGGTATTCAGCCGCAGTTTGTTTCCAAGCGACCGCGTACATTAAGTTGTTTTTCGCTGTCGAATCCGGATCTTCGCGCAACTCAGATGAGTGAGCATGTGGAGCAAGGAAGCATTGGCTGGCGATGAGAAGTGAGCAGAGCTTGAGGGAATTTGAGAATCGCATTTCGATGCGAGCATCAGCGGAAAATGTGCCAGAGGGACGAACACAATCCACTGATTTTCATCAATCAGAAAAGGGCCTAGAGGTTTGTCTTCGTAAGCCCTTCTGAAGGGCTACGAGAAAACACAATTCCCATAAAAGGAGTCACGCCAATCAGGAGTGAAAAGGGCAGCCGCTCGCCTTCGCGGATTCGGAAACACGATCATTCTTCCAAGCCGGTTTCTGGTACTTGAAAGCGGGCTCCGGTCGAGATTTGTCATAGCCACGGAAATACATGTCCATCGATGAGCCCGCCATGGGTGGCACTAGCCAAGTCCAGTCGCCAGGTACACTCCGTCCATTCGCCTCCTCCTTCTGAACGAACTTCATGAACTGCTGGCCCGCCGAGTGGTGGTCGACCATACTGACACCTGCTTCCTTAAATGAGTGCATCACAGCCGAGCAGAGTTCGACAAGAGCCCTGTCTTTCCAGAAGGACCCCCTCTCGTTGGTAGCTAGCCCTAACTTCTCCGCTACAGCGGGAAGCATGTTGTAACGGTTTTCGTCGCCAAAATTTCTTACAGCAATTTCCGTTACCATATAATACCCGCTAAAAGGGGCGGCAGTGAATTTGCAGTCATCGAAAACAAAAGCCATATCCGAAATGGCAGGCAACGCATGCCAGCGTAAACCGAGTTTTTCAAACCATTCAAACTCCGGGTGCCGTATTGGAACTTCTAGTACATATTGCCTCGGAATCTCGTACAGCTTCACTCCTTTGCCAGGCAACTCGATGGCAAGCGGCAAAACATCAAAGCGGCTCCGAGAAGCGGGAGGCTCCCACCCCAACTCCATCAAACGGGCCGTAAACTCAGCTTGTTCTGGATCTCCTAGAATCGATCCATCTCGCACCCGATACCCCGCATAACGAATCAGCTGACTATTCCAAATCCGGATGCCTCGTTCCTTCCGAGCCACGGGCTCAAATACGGTGATAGCGGAACGTATTCGCCCTCCGTTGGTGGAAAACTCTAAATGTCGCAGGCAGGCTTCGAACACCTCTTCATGGCTCTTTGCCCCCCGAGCATCCAACAGCTCCAAGCTTTCCCAGATCGAACGGCCTATGCATCTGGCATTGTTTCGCCAAGCCTCCCGGGCCTTGCGCCTAATCTCTTCCGCATCCATGAATTTCCCGCTCATCGCTACACATCTCAAAGGGGCACAGAGACAGAACACCCCTCCTATCCTTGGCAAAGAAATTCCATCTCCGCTCTCCTGCTTGAAGCTCACTTTACACGAGTACGACCGGAACCGCACTATACAGTCCTAAGCATATCCACCAGCAAGCCCGCAGCCTATCTTACTGCGGCGCTAGATCGTGGCGTCCAATAGAATCCTTTGGCACGCTACCGGCTGACGAAACCCAGTGACCCAAATACTGGAGAGAATTTCAGACTACGTTTCCTATACGATCCTGATCAACATTGCGGTCGTCCTGATCGCGGCTTTCGTTCTTAACCTCCTAGCCAAGAGAGTCTTCGACCACAACCTGAGAAAAGCTAAAAACAGCGACCGACGGACAGGCATCACCTTCCTACGAAACGCGGTCAAGGCGACCATCTTCATCATCTCCATGATGGTTATCGTCTACAGCATTCCGCCCCTGAGATCGCTCGCAGTTGGTTTCTTTGCCGGTGCCAGTATCTTGGCAGCCATCATCGGTTTCGCCTCTCAAAAGGCGTTTTCAAACATCGTCAGCGGCATCTTCATCGTCCTCTTCAAACCATTCCGCGTGGACGACATTATTAAAATCAACGGTGAGATCGGCACCATCGAGGACATCACGCTCCGCCACACCGTGATCCGTGCCCTCGAGAACAAACGCATCATCTACCCAAATTCGATCATCGACTCGGAGCCGATCATCAATTGGTCCATCCGCGACGAAAAGGCCCAAAAGTTCATGTTCATAAGCGTCGATTTCGAGGCCGACGTCGATCGGGCAATCGAGATTATCCGCCAAGAATCGGAACGCCACCCTAGCCTGCTTGACTTGAGAACCCCTGAAGAACTCAAAAACGGGGCCAAGCTGGTCGATGTTCAGCTCCTGGACTTCCAAAATTCTATGGTCAACTTCCGCGTACCGCTGTGGGCTAAGGATTTGCCGACTGCCATGAACATGACCTGGGACGTTCAAAAGGCTATCAAGAGACGCTTCGACGAGGAACGGATCCCCCTTGGACGACCCTCTCAAGTCAATTACTCAGTCTCTCACCTCCAAGGCCCCAAAGAAGCAGAGGCATAGGTCCATATCCACGGATAGGATACACTTCGACAATCCTTACTTGCCGAACTCCGCAATCAGCAGCTCACAAACCGAATCAACATCCTCAGTCTTCAGCGCCTGGCAGATTTTCTCCCCAGCTGGGGGCGGCGGAACTTCTCTATTTCTCAGAGCATTCGGGTTTTCGAGAAACAGCTTACGGAAGCTTTCCAAAACCTCCTCGGCAGTGTGCGCGACCACAAAATCAGAGAGGCCGCAAACCATCGGGTTGTCTGATCCTTCCATCAAAGATCGCGGATCGTCCTTGAAAGCGACAATCGCCTTTCCCGAGGCCCATGCAATCCCAGCTTCCACCATCGTGCCCTCGTCTGGCACACGACCATTTAGATTGAAGACCAAGCCATCCGAATCGAGCACGTGGTAAGCGTCCAGGGAGAAGATCGATCTGGCTACAAGTTCGTTGGCCTTCTCCGGAGCAACCCCTTTATCCACCAGCCGAGGGAGCAAATCGCGAAACTCGAGACCGTCACGGTGGGGCAAAAAAACATCAAAGCCTCCTTTTTCGAGAGTGCTGGCAACCGCCGCGATTTCATCCCTTTCGCTCTGCGTGAATAATGGGCCTGCGCAATAAATTTTCATCTCTTCTCGGGGTGTAGCTCTTTCATGAATCAATCAGAAGAGCCTACGGACAAAACAAGGTCAAAGTCCGTCCAAGAGCAAATGTCGAATACCCCATATCTCAAAAGTTTCCTCTCCGTGACCATTCAGTGAATACAGAATCGCCTGCTCTCTATTCATCCGGAAGCAAAATTTCCATCAAATGCTCGATAAAACCGTCCGCATTCACTTCAAGTGGCACGGTCACTCTAGGTTTGCCAGACCAAGGCTCTAAGCCTTCCTGGAAACTGTAGGCAGCCCTGATACACTGGCCCGTAGCAATACCCTCCGTTACCACTCTCATGGGGCCACTCACCGTTTGGAATAAAGACGGCCGCAGTAGGTACATCAACGCCGACGAGTCATGGACAGGACAGCCATCCGATCCAGGTTCACGGCTCTCGTAGAAGGCCATGTAAAACTGATGGATATCGTGGAGGAAGGGGCCGTAATGAGCGTTCTCTTTGCATATCCGCTCAAGATTCGTCCGGCTCAAAAAGACTTTTAAGGTAACGTCCAACCCCACCATCGTGACCTGCCATGGAGATGTGAATACAAGGTCTGCCGCATGCGGATCGGAATAGATGTTTGCCTCTGCTACGGGGGTGACGTTTCCGGGTCGGTAGAGGACACCTCCCATGACGACGACCTCTTTCACCTTGTCGACGATACTCGGATCCAGAGCCAAGGCCTCAGCCAAATTCGTCAAAGGGCCTACCGCCATCAGAGTGACTTCCCCTGGAGACTCGTTGATCGATTGTACGATGAACTCAGAGGCCCTTACCGCAGCCGGTTTTAACTTAGGCTCTGGCAACGCAGTGTTTCCCAATCCGTCCGCTCCATGCACAAAATCCGGATGCTCCCTCGGCGGGATGACCGATGGTACCTCAGCTCCCCTCGCGACAGGAATAGGTTGTCCAGAAAGCTCAACCACTCTCAACGCATTGCCGGTGGTTGTATCCACATCCGCATTGCCGTACACTGTTGTGATTCCGATTAGCTCGATCTCCTTCGACTCTATTGCCAATATGAGTGCCAGCGAATCGTCGACCCCTGGGTCGCAGTCTATTATCAATTTCCTAGGATTTGTATTCACGTGCAGTCTTTTTGGGATCCATCCCTCTTGCGGTCTTCGGGTAATCTTCATGAACGACTATTTGGCCGTTGGCAACTCCCTCTCCTATTACTTTGATTCTGGTCGATGACGTTTGGGTCTAAATCAGCCAATACAGAGACTCTGGTCCCAACCGGAAGCAGCCCGATCACAGGGATTGGACTCGCCTGGGCGATCACCGGACTCATCCATCTTTTGACCTTTCAGTGGACTTTGCCTACGAGCTGGTCTGGAGCGGTTTTCTGCTTTTCGACAATTCTTCTACTCTTCAAGCCTAGCTCCTTTAGGCACCTCACCATCTTCCTCGCAAGCGTAGCCATCCTCCTCGGCCTGAACTATGAAAACGCCTCCAACCACCTTGTATTGGAATTCTGGATTTCGGCGTCATCTTTACTTTCAATCAGTTACCATTTCCTGATTTTTGATCGAACGAAACGAAGAGAGTTAAGTATCCTGAGCATTGCTGCCTTCGCCCGCCTCCAATACCTTCTGATTTTCTTTTTCGCTGTATTATCAAAGCTGAACTCAGACTTCTTCGACCCCGACTGGAGCTGTGCATCTTTGTTTGCGAAGCAGACGATAGAGTTCCTAAAATTGGATACGATCTCCTTTGGATTGCTGGACCCAAGCAGAGAATCAATCCGAATCTCAGCAATCTACTTAACGCTCACTTGCGAAATAGCCATCCCTTGCCTGCTGATAGCCAAGAAGACAAGGCGGCTAGGCATCTATGTCGCCCTAGCTTTCCACTTCGCAATGGGGTTCATTCCTATTCTCGGGATAAGCAGCTTCTCCTCTCTTAGCTTTACACTCCTGCTCTTCTTTTTCCCAAGGTCTGCCTTATCGCTTCTCGATTCGAATATTAGTTCGATAGTGGCACCCTTCCGACGTCGACGAGCAACAAAAGCAGCCTGTTCCCTCATCGTTTTACTTACCCTTTCATTGGCTATCTACCTACATCAAAGCTACTTTCATCCCGCTGTCACACCTATAGCCAAATGGCTCTGGCTAAGCCTTAGCCTCCCCTTGCTCTGGCTCGCTTTTCGCGCCCTGAGAGCTACTCACCCAAACCGTCAGGACCAAGAGCCAGCGAAAGACCATTTCCTTCCTCAACCCCGGACTCTTGCTTCTCTCAATTTACCCGTAGTCATCCTAGGACTACTTCCTTATCTCGGCCTACAAACACAAGGATCCTTCACCATGTTTAGCAATTTGCGGATCCTTGGAGCTCAACCCAACCTTTTCCTAGCGAATGGCCCGCTGCTTGAAAGCAATTTGGAATTGATCGAAGTGCTCTCTTCGAATCATCCAGAATTCGAATCGTACCCAAACTCCAACAAACTGATAACAAGCCACGAATTTCGCCGCAAAGCACCACGCTACAACGGCGATTTCCATATTCTGTGCGAATACCAGGGCGAGATTATATTGATCGGTCGATTCGAGGGGCAACTCACCCCGCACCCTCTCTTGCTTCCTCTATCGCCTGCTGTGACACGTTGGATCCGCTTTCGCGACGTATCCACCAATGAACACTGTGAATGTGCTTGGTAAGGAGAGAGAAAATAACGGGCTACCCCAAGTCGCTCTATGAAGTTCTCTTCGGCGATCAATTTGAAGCGC
This genomic interval from Pelagicoccus albus contains the following:
- a CDS encoding mechanosensitive ion channel domain-containing protein, producing the protein MTQILERISDYVSYTILINIAVVLIAAFVLNLLAKRVFDHNLRKAKNSDRRTGITFLRNAVKATIFIISMMVIVYSIPPLRSLAVGFFAGASILAAIIGFASQKAFSNIVSGIFIVLFKPFRVDDIIKINGEIGTIEDITLRHTVIRALENKRIIYPNSIIDSEPIINWSIRDEKAQKFMFISVDFEADVDRAIEIIRQESERHPSLLDLRTPEELKNGAKLVDVQLLDFQNSMVNFRVPLWAKDLPTAMNMTWDVQKAIKRRFDEERIPLGRPSQVNYSVSHLQGPKEAEA
- a CDS encoding nucleoside 2-deoxyribosyltransferase — translated: MKIYCAGPLFTQSERDEIAAVASTLEKGGFDVFLPHRDGLEFRDLLPRLVDKGVAPEKANELVARSIFSLDAYHVLDSDGLVFNLNGRVPDEGTMVEAGIAWASGKAIVAFKDDPRSLMEGSDNPMVCGLSDFVVAHTAEEVLESFRKLFLENPNALRNREVPPPPAGEKICQALKTEDVDSVCELLIAEFGK
- a CDS encoding nitric oxide synthase oxygenase, which translates into the protein MSGKFMDAEEIRRKAREAWRNNARCIGRSIWESLELLDARGAKSHEEVFEACLRHLEFSTNGGRIRSAITVFEPVARKERGIRIWNSQLIRYAGYRVRDGSILGDPEQAEFTARLMELGWEPPASRSRFDVLPLAIELPGKGVKLYEIPRQYVLEVPIRHPEFEWFEKLGLRWHALPAISDMAFVFDDCKFTAAPFSGYYMVTEIAVRNFGDENRYNMLPAVAEKLGLATNERGSFWKDRALVELCSAVMHSFKEAGVSMVDHHSAGQQFMKFVQKEEANGRSVPGDWTWLVPPMAGSSMDMYFRGYDKSRPEPAFKYQKPAWKNDRVSESAKASGCPFHS
- a CDS encoding HTTM domain-containing protein, with protein sequence MTFGSKSANTETLVPTGSSPITGIGLAWAITGLIHLLTFQWTLPTSWSGAVFCFSTILLLFKPSSFRHLTIFLASVAILLGLNYENASNHLVLEFWISASSLLSISYHFLIFDRTKRRELSILSIAAFARLQYLLIFFFAVLSKLNSDFFDPDWSCASLFAKQTIEFLKLDTISFGLLDPSRESIRISAIYLTLTCEIAIPCLLIAKKTRRLGIYVALAFHFAMGFIPILGISSFSSLSFTLLLFFFPRSALSLLDSNISSIVAPFRRRRATKAACSLIVLLTLSLAIYLHQSYFHPAVTPIAKWLWLSLSLPLLWLAFRALRATHPNRQDQEPAKDHFLPQPRTLASLNLPVVILGLLPYLGLQTQGSFTMFSNLRILGAQPNLFLANGPLLESNLELIEVLSSNHPEFESYPNSNKLITSHEFRRKAPRYNGDFHILCEYQGEIILIGRFEGQLTPHPLLLPLSPAVTRWIRFRDVSTNEHCECAW
- a CDS encoding nucleoside hydrolase, coding for MKITRRPQEGWIPKRLHVNTNPRKLIIDCDPGVDDSLALILAIESKEIELIGITTVYGNADVDTTTGNALRVVELSGQPIPVARGAEVPSVIPPREHPDFVHGADGLGNTALPEPKLKPAAVRASEFIVQSINESPGEVTLMAVGPLTNLAEALALDPSIVDKVKEVVVMGGVLYRPGNVTPVAEANIYSDPHAADLVFTSPWQVTMVGLDVTLKVFLSRTNLERICKENAHYGPFLHDIHQFYMAFYESREPGSDGCPVHDSSALMYLLRPSLFQTVSGPMRVVTEGIATGQCIRAAYSFQEGLEPWSGKPRVTVPLEVNADGFIEHLMEILLPDE